GCCTGCCCGCGCCGGAGGTCTTCGTCGGCAACGAGCAGGACGTGGCGGGCACCGAGTTCGAGGGCGACCCCGGCCTCATCGCGCGCAAGCTGCTCCCCGACGCGCCGCAGTTCGACTTCATCGTGACCACCATGAGCTACGCGCCGGGGGCCACGCTGCCCTACGTGGAGATTCACTATATGGAACACGGCCTGCTGATGCTGGAGGGCGAGGGCATCTACCGCCTCGGCGAGCGGTACTTGCAGGTCACGAGGGGCGACGTGATCTGGATGGGTGCCCACTGCCCGCAGTGGTACGGGGCACTCGGCAAGACGTGGAGCAAGTACCTGCTCTACAAGGACATGAACCGTCATCCGCTAGAGCCGACGTAGGGCGGGGAGTCGCCAGTCACCAGTCGCCAGAAGGAACTATTGGACAACTATACGAATACAAGGAGTGTTTTTTGCTCCTCCCCCTTGAGGGGGGACGCCGGGACTGGTACAGCTCCGCAGGAGAGGGGGTGAGCGGGCCTGGCCTCCCCAGAACGTAGATAAACAACCACCCCAATCATCTGCCAGCGACTCGTCTTCTTTTCGACCAACGCTCCTGAACGTTCGTCAAAACGGCGGTCCTCCCCTCTTCCCTAACCCCTAACTGCTAAGCCCTGACGCCTCAAAGGAGGCCCCCATGACCGCCACCCACCCCCCCGCCCGCCTTCCCCTCACCACCCACTACGATGTTCGCCGTGACGCGGGGGGCCGCCGCTTCCTCGAACCGCTCGTGCGGGGCTTCGACCTCACGCGCATTCCGCTGCTGAATAAGGGAACTGCCTTCACCGAGGAGGAACGGGCCGCGCTGGGCCTCGACGGGCTGATCGCCCCGCAGGTGGACACGCTGGAGACGCTGGTGGAGAGATTGCACCGCGCCTACAGCAAGGTGACGGACCCGCTGGAGCGGCACGTCTTCCTCCGCAACCTGCAAGACCGCAACGAGGTGCTGTTCTACGCCCTCCTCGCCGCACATGTCGAGGAAATGCTGCCCGTCGTGTACACGCCGACCGTGGGGCTGGCGGTGCAGAACTTCAGCCAGATTTACCGGGTGCCGCGCGGCCTGACGCTCTCCACGGCGAATATCGGGCGGGCGGGGCAGGCCCTCGCCAACGTGCCCCTCAACGACGTTCGCATCATCGTGGCGACCGATTCCAGCGCCATCCTCGGTATCGGAGATCAGGGGTTCGGGGGCATGGCAATCAGTATCGGCAAGCTCAGCCTCTACGTGGTGGCGGGCGGCGTCGGGCCGGACAAGACCCTGCCCGTGGAGCTGGACGTGGGCACCAACCGTCAGGACCTGCTCGACGACCCCGATTACCTCGGCGTCCACCACACGCGCCTGACGGGCGACGAGTACCTGGCCTTCGTGGACCGTTTCGTGGAGGCGACGCGCGCCCGCTATCCGAAGGCGATCATCCAGTGGGAGGACTTCTCACGCGACGCGGCCTTCACGGTGCTGGAGCGGTATCGCAAGGTCGTGCCGAGCTTCAACGACGACATTCAGGGGACGGGCGCGGTGGTCCTCGCCGGGGTGCTGAACGCCTGCCGTCTGGGGGGCGAGCGGCTGCGCGACCAACGCATCGTCCTGCACGGGGCGGGTGCGGGCGGCATCGGGGTGACGGACGCGCTGCGTAGGGGCCTGATAGACGAGGGCCTGACCGACGAGGAGGCCCGCGCCCGCCTCTTCGTGCTGGACCAGACGGGCCTCCTCCTGACCGACCGCCGGTTGGACGGGTACAAGCAGCCCTACGCGCACGACCCGGCGGGCCTCGGCTTCACCTACGAGGGCCGCGCGCCGGGCCTGCTGGAGACGGTGCGGGGAGCGGGGGCGACCGTCCTCGTCGGCCTCTCCGGCGTGGCGGGCGCTTTCGGGGAGGACGTGGTGCGGGCGGTTCACGCGAACACCGCGCGGCCCATCGTCTTCCCCCTCTCCAACCCCACCGCCAACTGCGAGGCCCTGCCCGCCGACGTGCTGCGCTGGACGGATGGCGCGGCCCTCGTGGCGACGGGCAGCCCCTTCGACCCGGTGGAGCTGAACGGGCAGACGTACCCCGTCGGGCAGGGCAACAACGCCTTCATCTTCCCCGGCCTCGGCTTCGGGGCGATCCTCGCGGGCGTGCGCGAGATCACGGACGAGATGGTGGCGCAGGCGGCCTACGCCCTCGCGGAGTACACCGGGCGCACCCATCCCGACCGCCTCTACCCGCCCGTCTCGGAACTGCCGCAGGCGAGCGTGGAGGTCGCCGCGCGGGTCATCCGTCAGGCCGTGCGCGACGGCGTGGCGCAGGAGGCGGAGCTGGCGGAACTCGACGACGCGGCGCTGCTGGAGCGGGTGCGCGCGAAGTTCTGGGTGCCGAAGTATCTGCCGTTCCGCGCGCCCGCCGTCGGTGAGGAGGGGTGATGCTTTTCAGAGCGTGATCGAAAGGGACAAAACGCGCTTCTGTTGCTCCTCCCCCCTTGCGGGGGAGGCCGGGTGGGGGGTGGACGCTGCAGGCGTCCCAGGTGAGCTTCACCGTTGAAGAGAACCCTTCCAACGACGCTCTCGCCAGTCCAACAGCAGGGGCGGCCTCGTAAAATCTGAGCTGCCCCCTACCTCTGCCTACCCACTACCCCAGAATCATCCCCCGGCTCAGCCGCTCGTGCCGCTCCAGCAGGGGCGGCAGGTCCAGCGTCGTCACCCGCCCGCCCTCCACGACGGGCCGCCCGCCCACAAAGCTTAATGCCACACGCGGCGGGCCGCACAGGGTCAGGGCGGAGAGGGGATCGTGCCGCGCCCCGGCGAAGGCGAGGTCGCGCAGGTCCACGGCGATGAGGTCGGCGGCGAAACCCGGCGCGAGCTGGCCGAGGGCGTCCTCCCGGCCCAGCACCCGCGCGCCGCCCCGCGTGGCGAGCCAGAGGGCCTCGTAGGCAGTGAGGGCGTCCGCCGCTCGTGGGGCCTCGCCGGGCGTGCCGCGCACCCGCGAGGACAGGAGGGCCTGCCGTGCCTCCCCGAGCAGGTGCGCGCCGTCGTTGCTCGCGCTGCCGTCCACGCCGAGGGCCACCCGCACGCCCGCCTCCAGCAGCGTCCGCACCGGGGCGATGCCGCTCGCCAGCCGCATGTTGCTGCTCGGGCAGTGGGCGACGCCGCAGCCGCACTGGCCGAGGCGCGCCGCGTCCGCTTGGCTGAAGTGGACCCCGTGCGCGAACCACACGTCCGGCCCCAGCCACTCCAGCGACTCGGCGTAGTCCAGCGGGCGCAGGCCGAAGCGGGCCAGGCAGAAGGCGTCCTCGTCCGCCGTCTCCGCGAGGTGGGTGTGGAGCAGGACCCCGTGGGCGCGGGCCAGACGCGCGCTCTCGCGCATCAGGTCGCCCGTCACCGAGAAGGGCGAGCAGGGGGCGAGGGCCACCCGCGTCATCGCCAGGGGCCGGGGGTCGTGCAGCGCCGTGATCACGCGCTCGCTGTCGCGGAGGATGTCGTCCTCCCGCTCCACGGCGCGGTCGGGGGGCAGGCCCCCCTGCGACTCGCCGAGGCTCATGCTGCCGCGCGTCGCGTGGAAGCGCAGGCCGACCTCCTGCGCCGCCTCCACGGTGTCGTCCAGCCGCACCCCGTTCGGGTAGAGGTAGAGGTGGTCGCTGCTCGTCGTGCAGCCGGAGAGGGCGAGTTCGGCAAGTCCAACTTGCGTGCTCACGAAGGCCGCCTCCGGTGTCAGCCGCAGCCAGATCGGGTACAGCGTCCGCAGCCAGTCGAACAGCCCCGCATCCGGCGCGAGGCAGCGCGTCAGGTTCTGGTAGAGGTGGTGGTGAGTATTGATCAGGCCGGGCAGGACCACATGCCCGCTCAGGTCGCGCGTCTGGCAGTCGGGAGCGAGGAGGTCGGCGGGCAACTCGCTCTCCGGGCCGACCCAGCGCACGCGCTCGCCCTCGATGAGAACGGCGGCGTCCGGGATGGGCGCGTCGGGCGAAGTCCGTTCCCCCCGCATCGTCAGCAGAGTGTGGATGCCGCGCAGCAACGTCTGTGCTTCTGTCATACCTGACCTCCTTGAACGAAAACTGGCCCCGACACGCTGTCAGGACCAGGGGTTGTGAGGGCTGAACTTTCCCGGAGTCTACATCTTTCTACTCCCCCACGAGCCAGATGTAGCGGACGAGCAGCAGCGCCGCCACCCCGTACAGGATGGGGCTGACCTTGCGGCCCTGCCCACTCAGGAGCTTGATCGCGCAGTAGGAGATGACGCCGAGGCTCACGCCGTTGGCGATGGAGAAGGTCAGCGGCATGGCGATGACGGTCAGGAAGGCGGGCAGGCCCTCGCTGATGTCGTCCCAGTCCACGTGCTTGACGCCCTCCATCATGAGCGCCCCCACCAGAATCAGGGCCGGGGCGGTGGCGGCCCCCGGAATGGCGGCGGCGAGCGGCCACAGGAACATGGCGAGGAGGAACAGCACCCCCACCGTCACGGCGGTCAGGCCCGTGCGCCCGCCCTCGCCGATGCCCGAGGCCGACTCCACGTAGGCGGTCGTCGTGGAGGTGCCCATGAACGCGCCGAACATGGCCGCCAGCCCGTCCATCGCGAAGAGGCGGCGGGCGCGCGGCATGTTGCCGTTCGCGTCGAGGAAGCCCGCCCGCTGCGAGAGGCCCGTCAGCGTGCCCGTCGCGTCGAAGAAGTCCACGAAGAAGAACGTGAACACCACGCTCAGCAGCCCCAGCCCCAGCGCCCCGGCGAGGTCCATCTGGCCCACGAGCGACGCGGGCCACACGGGCGCTCCGAAGATGCCCAGGAAGGCACCGCCGAAGCCGGGGAAGGCGCGCAAGGCCCCCTCCGACCCGCCCGCGTACACGGCGGCCCCCGTCACGATGGCGAGCGCCGTCGTCGTCAGGATGCCCCACAGGATCGCGCCCGTCACCCGCCGGGTCATCAGAACGGCGGTGATGAGCAGGCCGACGAGTGACAACCACACGGTCGGACTTCTGAGCGACCCCAGCCCCAGCAGCGTCGCCTCGTTGCTCACGACGAGTCCGGCGCTCCGCAGCCCCAGGAAGGCGAGGAACGCGCCGATGCCGCCCGTGATGGCGAACTTCAACGCGGTCGGGATGGCCTGGACGATGGCCTGCCGCGCCCCGATCACGCTCAGGACCACGAACAGAACGCCGCTGACGAACACCGCCCCCAGCGCCGTCTGCCACGGCACGCCCAGCCCCTGTACCACCGTGAAGGCGAAAAAGGCGTTCAGGCCCATGCCCGGTGCCTGCGCGAAGGGATACTTGGCGATCAGCCCCATCACGAACGACCCGAAGGCCGCCGCGATGGCCGTCGTCATCAGGAGCTGCACGAAGGCGTTGGGGACGTTGATCGCCGCGCTCAAAACCTGCGGATTCACGAAGAGGATGTAGCTCATCGTGAGAAACGTCGTGAGGCCCGCCCGGACCTCACGCGAGACGGTCGAGCCATGTGCGCTCAGCCCGAAGAAGCGGTCGAGACCAGAACTGGGAACGGTGCGCGTCGTGGAAGCGTCGGACATGGGAGGACTCCTTGAGGGTGACGGCTCGGGGGGCGTTTGAAGGGCAAGCGGGGCTGGCCACCCCCCACCCGGCCTCCCCCGCAGGGGGGGAGGAGCTGAAAGACCACGCTGCTCGTCTTGCTATGAACGTTGGGCGACTTCACGCGCTCAGAATGGGTTCTTGGCGTTCAGACGAATGACTACGAGAAGATCACGAGTTCTCTTTTTTGCTCCCTCTCCCCTTGCGGGAGAGGGCTGGGGAGAGGGGTGACGAGCAACGCTCGTCCTTCTGCCAGACGGCAAAAACACCTCTACTGCCCGATCTGCGATTCACATCAAGCGTCTTGATGGGAGAGGCCGGGTGGGGGTGAGCGGGCCTGGCTCAGAAGAAACCCTGTCCTCTACCTCCCCAGTTCTTTCGCAGACCGCTGACGGCTGACCGCTCCCCCTCACGCCCTCACCCCCACCTCCGGCGCGGCGGACCGGGCGTACACCTCGTCACCGCCCACCCACACGCGGTCCACGTCCGATTGCGTGCCCAGCGTGAACAGGGCGGCCAGGGTGCGGCCCGGCCCGTCCGAGTGGCGCAGCACGGTGTCGAGGGTGCTGTCCTGCGGCGGACGGAGGTACACGGCGTCGAACGCCTTGCCCACGGAGAAGTCCCCGGTCGTCTCCTCCAGCCCCAACGCCTCAGCGCCCGCGCGGGTCGCCAGATACAGGAGGTGGGCGGGGCTGAGCGGTTCGCCCACCTCCCCCAACAGTTGCTGCATGAAGTACGCCTGCAAGCCCTCCTTGAGCATGGAAAAGCCCGTGCCCCCGCCCACGTCGGTGCCCAGCGAGACGTGGACGCCCGCCCGCAGGTGCCGCCGCAGCGGGAACAGGCCGCTGCCCAGCGCCGAGTTGCTGCACGGGCAGTGGGCGACCGAGCAGCGGTGTTCGGCCATCACGCCGAGTTCGCGGTCGGAGGGGTGAACGTTGTGTGCGAGGACGCCCCGGCGGGTGACGAGGCCCGCCCGCTCATAGGTGTCGAGATAGTCGCGGGCAGCGGGGAACAGGTCGCGCACGGTCCCGATCTCGCGCGGACTCTCGTTGATGTGGGAAGTGAAGCGCACGGTGGGGAACTCACGGGTCAACGTCCCGCAGGCGTCGAGCATCGCCTCGCTCGCGGAGAGCGAGAAGCGCGGCGTGACGGCGTACAGGAGGCGTCCGACCCCGTGCCAGCGTTCGATGAGGGTGCGGCCCTCGGCGTAGGCCCGCTCCGGCGTGGTGTGGAGTTCGGGGCGCAGGAGACGGTCGGAGACGACCTGCCCGGCGACGATCCGCAGGCCGGTGTCCTGTGCCCACGAGAAGAACTCCTCCATCGCGGAGGCGTAGTGACTTCCGAACACGAGCGCGGTCGTCGTACCGTTCGCGGCGAGGGCGGACAGGAACTCGTGGGCCACGGCGCGGGCGTGGGCGCGGTCGGCCATGCGCGCCTCCTCGGGCAGGGCGTTGCGGTCCAGCCACTCCAGCAGGTGCATCCCCAGCCCGCCGATGACCCGCACCTGCGGGTAGTGGACGTGGGTGTCCACGAAGCCCGGCAGCAGCACCCCGCCGCGCAGGTCCACGACCTCGGCGCGGGGGTGGGCCGCCCGCACCTCGGCGAAGGGGCCGCAGGCGAGGATCGTCCCCTCCTCCCCCACCAGCAGGCCGCCGTCGTCCAGCGCGTGCAGGGCATCCTGTGCGGTGAAGGCGTTCTCGGGCGTGTGCATCAGGGTGGCGCGGTAGAGCCTCATGGGGTCCTCTGGGGGATGGGAGAGGGGGCGGGTTCGGCCTCCATGACCTGCTGAAGCTGCGCGGCCACACTCAGGGCGATGACGGCGGGACTCTTGCCGCGAATGCCGGGCAGGCCGATGGGGGTGGTGATGCGCGTCAGAGCGTCCGGGGAGTGTCCGACCGCCGCCAATTGCTCGCGGAACCGCGCCCACTTGACCTTCGAGCCGATCAGCCCGACGAAGCCGAGGTCGGGGCGGCGCAATGCGGCGTCACACAGGGCGGCGTCCTCCGCGTGGTCGTGCGTCATGACGACGAGGTGCGATCCGGCGGGCAGGTCGGCGAGCGCGAGTTCGGGGATAGGCGTGTGGTGGACGTGCCGCCGCGCCGCGCCGCCCTCAAGCCCGGCCAGCCGCTCCGGTGCGAGTTGTGCCGCCCGCGAGTCGATCAGGTGCAGGTGGACGGGCAACGTGTTCAGGATGTGCGCCAGCGCGAGGCCGACGTGCCCGACCCCGAAGATGGCGAGGTGTGGGCGCACGGTGGCGAGCGGTTCGAGGAGGAGCGTCACCTCGCCGCCGCAGCACTGCCGCCCGTACTCGTTCGGGGCGCGGTCGGTCAGGCGCAGGGTGAGCAGTTCGGGGGCTGAGGCCCCGCAGGCGAGCAGGGCGCGGGCACGCTCTACGGCGGTCGCCTCCAGGTTGCCGCCGCCCACGCTGTCCCACGTCTCCGCCGTCCCGACGACCATCTTCGCCCCCGCCTCACGCGGGGCATGGCCGCGCACCGCCGCGACGGTGACGAGGACGCCCGGCTCGCCCCGCTCAGCGAGAGTTTGAACAGCGGTCAGCCAATTGGGGGCCATGTCAGGGAGCCGCCACTGGGGATTGGGAAGGGTTTGGCTGGCTGGCTAGTAAGAGGGCAAGCTTCGCTTGCCACCCCCCTCCCAACCTCCCCCACAAGGGGGGAGGAGCGAAAAGCCCGAGTCGTTGGTCAAAGTTAGCTGCAACGTCTGACTTCTGAACCAGCCTCTCAGCTTGCTTTTTGCTCCTCCCCCTTGAGGGGGGAGGCCGGGAGGGGGTGAACGAGCCTGGCCCCCCGAAAGACGAAGTGTTCGTCCAATCTTTCATCAGTCTGCCGCCACTTCCGCCCGTGCGCTCGCCTGCCGCGCCGTGTCCAGCGCCCAGAACACGGCCTCCGGGGTGGCGGGGCTGGCGAGGAGGGGTTCCCGACCGCCCGGCCCGAAGGCCGCCGCCGCCTGCCGGAGCGCCTCGCGGACGCTGATCGCCAGCATCAGGGGCGGCTCGCCCACCGCCTTGGAGCCGTACACCACGCCGCTCTCGGTGGCCCGCTCCAGGAGGGCGACGTTGAACACTTCGGGCACCTCCGAGAAGGAGGGGAGCTTGTAGGTGCTCGCCGACTGGGTGGCGAGGCGGCCCCGGTGCGGCCCGTCGGATGTGTCCCAGCGCAGGTCCTCCAGCGTGAGCCAACCCGCGCCCTGCACGAAGCCGCCCTCCACCTGCCCGATGTCGATTAGGGGTGAGAGGCTGTCGCCCACGTCGTGCAGGATGTCCACCCGGCGCAGGCGGGAGGCCCCGGTGAAGCCGTCCACCTCCACCTCGCTCACCGACGCGCCGTAGGAGAAGTATTTGAACGGCTCGCCCTGCATCGTGGTGCGGTCCCAGTGGAGGCCCGGCGTGCGGTAGAAGCCCGCCGCCCAGAGCTGCGTCCGCAGGTGGTAGGCGTCGTGGACGACCTGCCGGAAGTCCATCCCAAGTTCGGGGTGCCCGACCGGAAAGACCCGCCCCCGCTCGAAGCGCACGTCGTTCGGGTGGACGCCCAGCGCCCCCACCTTCGCCGCCACGGTGCCCAGCGACCCCGCCGCCACCGCCGCCAGCCGCGCCTTGATCTGCTCGCAGGCGTCCTTGATGGCCCCGCCGTTGAGATCCGCGCCGCTGCTCGCCGCCGTTGCGCTCGTGTTCGGTACCTTGTCCGTGCGGGTGGGTGCGAGCCGCACGCAGGAGAGGGGCACGCCGAGGGCGGTGGCCGCGACCTGCATCATCTTCGTGTGGAGGCCCTGCCCCATCTCGGTGCCGCCGTGGTTGATGAGGACCGAGCCGTCCTTGTAGACGTGGACGAGCGCCCCCGCCTGGTTGTACGCCGTGAAGTTGAAGGAGATGCCGAACTTGACGGGCGTGACGGCGAGGCCACGCTTGACGTGCGGGTGCGCCGCGTTGAAAGCTCGCACCTCCTCCGCCCGCGCCGCGAAGTCCGAGCGGGCGAGCAGCGTCTCCCACAGGTCCGCCAGCCGCTCGGCATGCCGGACGGGTTGCCCGTAGGGGGTGGCCTCGCCGGGCTGATAGAAGTTGCGGCGGCGCAGCTCGTGGGCCTCCAGCCCGAGGAGCGGGGCGCAGCGGCCCAGGATGTCCTCGATCACGAGCATCCCTTGCGGTCCACCGAAGCCCCGGAAGGCCGTCTGGGAGGTCTTATTGGTCCTGGCGATGCGACCGTGAACCTCTACGTGCGGAATGAAATAGGCGTTGTCGATGTGGCACAGGGCGCGGGCCAGCACCGGCTCGGAGAGGTCGAGGCTCCACCCGCCGTCCGAGGTGAGGGTGGCCTGGAGGGCGAGGAGGTGGCCGTCCGCGTCGAAGCCGACCCGCCAGCTCGCGTGAAAGGGGTGACGCTTGCCCGTCATGGTGAGGTCCTGCGTGCGGTTGAGGCGCAGCCGGACCGGGCGGCCCGTCAGTACCGCGCCCAGCGCCGCCACCGCCGCGAAGCCGTGGGGCTGCATCTCCTTGCCGCCGAAGCCGCCGCCCATCCGCAGACACTGAACCGTCACCTCGCTGCTCGTGAGACCGAGGACGTGCGCCACGATCTCCTGCGTCTCGGTGGGGTGCTGGGTGCTGCTCTGGACGAAGACCTGTCCGTTCTCATCCACCGTGGCGAGCGAGGCGTTCGTCTCCAGATAGAAATGCTCCTGCCCGCCGAACTCGAACTCGCCCTCGAAGACGTGGGTGGCCTGACTCAACCCGTACTCGGCGTCGCCCCGGCGCAGGGTGGGCTGGTTGCCCTGGAACGACCCGGCGGCGATGGCCTCCGTGAGCGTGAGGAGGGCGGGCAGCGGTTCGTACTCGATCTCGATGGCCTCGGCCCCCAGCCGCGCGGCGTCGGCGCTCTCGCCCAGCACCCAGCAGACCGCGTGGCCGTGGAACATGACCTCGGAGGGAAACAGCGGCTCGTCGTGCTTCACGCCCGCGTCGTTCACGCCCGGCACGTCCTCGGCGGTGAGGACCCGCACCACGCCGGGCACGCTCAGGGCGGGGGCGACGTTCAGCCGCGTGACCCGCGCGTGGGCGTGCGGGGCCTGAAGGGGCCAGGCGTGGAGGAGGTTCTGGAGCCGCACGCCGAGGTCGTCCGTGTACAGCGCGTGCCCGGTGACATGCAGTTCGGCGCTCTCGTGCGGGATGGCCTCGCCCACCGCGCCCACCGGGGGCCGTTCATGCAGGCTCGTCATACGCCCACCTCCTCGCCCGTCTTCTCGAAGTAGAACTTGAGCAGGGACTGTTCCAGCATCGCCGCCCGGTACGCCGCCGACGCGCGGTGGTCGTCCAGCGGTGTACCCTCGCCGCGCAGCACGCGGGCGGCCTCGCGTACGGTGCGCTCGTTCCAGACCTTGCCGGTCAGGGCCTCCTCGGTCGCGTAAGCCCGAATGGGCGTCGCCGCCACCCCCCCCAGTCCGATGCGAATGGTCTTCACCCGGTCGCCGTCCAACCTCAGCGCAAGGCCGACCGCCACGCTGGAGATGTCGTCGAAGCGGCGCTTGGCGATCTTGTGGAAGGCGGTGACGGGCGCGAGCGGCAGCGGA
The nucleotide sequence above comes from Deinococcus sp. YIM 134068. Encoded proteins:
- a CDS encoding NCS2 family permease is translated as MSDASTTRTVPSSGLDRFFGLSAHGSTVSREVRAGLTTFLTMSYILFVNPQVLSAAINVPNAFVQLLMTTAIAAAFGSFVMGLIAKYPFAQAPGMGLNAFFAFTVVQGLGVPWQTALGAVFVSGVLFVVLSVIGARQAIVQAIPTALKFAITGGIGAFLAFLGLRSAGLVVSNEATLLGLGSLRSPTVWLSLVGLLITAVLMTRRVTGAILWGILTTTALAIVTGAAVYAGGSEGALRAFPGFGGAFLGIFGAPVWPASLVGQMDLAGALGLGLLSVVFTFFFVDFFDATGTLTGLSQRAGFLDANGNMPRARRLFAMDGLAAMFGAFMGTSTTTAYVESASGIGEGGRTGLTAVTVGVLFLLAMFLWPLAAAIPGAATAPALILVGALMMEGVKHVDWDDISEGLPAFLTVIAMPLTFSIANGVSLGVISYCAIKLLSGQGRKVSPILYGVAALLLVRYIWLVGE
- the guaD gene encoding guanine deaminase, which codes for MRLYRATLMHTPENAFTAQDALHALDDGGLLVGEEGTILACGPFAEVRAAHPRAEVVDLRGGVLLPGFVDTHVHYPQVRVIGGLGMHLLEWLDRNALPEEARMADRAHARAVAHEFLSALAANGTTTALVFGSHYASAMEEFFSWAQDTGLRIVAGQVVSDRLLRPELHTTPERAYAEGRTLIERWHGVGRLLYAVTPRFSLSASEAMLDACGTLTREFPTVRFTSHINESPREIGTVRDLFPAARDYLDTYERAGLVTRRGVLAHNVHPSDRELGVMAEHRCSVAHCPCSNSALGSGLFPLRRHLRAGVHVSLGTDVGGGTGFSMLKEGLQAYFMQQLLGEVGEPLSPAHLLYLATRAGAEALGLEETTGDFSVGKAFDAVYLRPPQDSTLDTVLRHSDGPGRTLAALFTLGTQSDVDRVWVGGDEVYARSAAPEVGVRA
- a CDS encoding 8-oxoguanine deaminase; translation: MTEAQTLLRGIHTLLTMRGERTSPDAPIPDAAVLIEGERVRWVGPESELPADLLAPDCQTRDLSGHVVLPGLINTHHHLYQNLTRCLAPDAGLFDWLRTLYPIWLRLTPEAAFVSTQVGLAELALSGCTTSSDHLYLYPNGVRLDDTVEAAQEVGLRFHATRGSMSLGESQGGLPPDRAVEREDDILRDSERVITALHDPRPLAMTRVALAPCSPFSVTGDLMRESARLARAHGVLLHTHLAETADEDAFCLARFGLRPLDYAESLEWLGPDVWFAHGVHFSQADAARLGQCGCGVAHCPSSNMRLASGIAPVRTLLEAGVRVALGVDGSASNDGAHLLGEARQALLSSRVRGTPGEAPRAADALTAYEALWLATRGGARVLGREDALGQLAPGFAADLIAVDLRDLAFAGARHDPLSALTLCGPPRVALSFVGGRPVVEGGRVTTLDLPPLLERHERLSRGMILG
- the xdhC gene encoding xanthine dehydrogenase accessory protein XdhC; this encodes MAPNWLTAVQTLAERGEPGVLVTVAAVRGHAPREAGAKMVVGTAETWDSVGGGNLEATAVERARALLACGASAPELLTLRLTDRAPNEYGRQCCGGEVTLLLEPLATVRPHLAIFGVGHVGLALAHILNTLPVHLHLIDSRAAQLAPERLAGLEGGAARRHVHHTPIPELALADLPAGSHLVVMTHDHAEDAALCDAALRRPDLGFVGLIGSKVKWARFREQLAAVGHSPDALTRITTPIGLPGIRGKSPAVIALSVAAQLQQVMEAEPAPSPIPQRTP
- the xdhB gene encoding xanthine dehydrogenase molybdopterin binding subunit — protein: MTSLHERPPVGAVGEAIPHESAELHVTGHALYTDDLGVRLQNLLHAWPLQAPHAHARVTRLNVAPALSVPGVVRVLTAEDVPGVNDAGVKHDEPLFPSEVMFHGHAVCWVLGESADAARLGAEAIEIEYEPLPALLTLTEAIAAGSFQGNQPTLRRGDAEYGLSQATHVFEGEFEFGGQEHFYLETNASLATVDENGQVFVQSSTQHPTETQEIVAHVLGLTSSEVTVQCLRMGGGFGGKEMQPHGFAAVAALGAVLTGRPVRLRLNRTQDLTMTGKRHPFHASWRVGFDADGHLLALQATLTSDGGWSLDLSEPVLARALCHIDNAYFIPHVEVHGRIARTNKTSQTAFRGFGGPQGMLVIEDILGRCAPLLGLEAHELRRRNFYQPGEATPYGQPVRHAERLADLWETLLARSDFAARAEEVRAFNAAHPHVKRGLAVTPVKFGISFNFTAYNQAGALVHVYKDGSVLINHGGTEMGQGLHTKMMQVAATALGVPLSCVRLAPTRTDKVPNTSATAASSGADLNGGAIKDACEQIKARLAAVAAGSLGTVAAKVGALGVHPNDVRFERGRVFPVGHPELGMDFRQVVHDAYHLRTQLWAAGFYRTPGLHWDRTTMQGEPFKYFSYGASVSEVEVDGFTGASRLRRVDILHDVGDSLSPLIDIGQVEGGFVQGAGWLTLEDLRWDTSDGPHRGRLATQSASTYKLPSFSEVPEVFNVALLERATESGVVYGSKAVGEPPLMLAISVREALRQAAAAFGPGGREPLLASPATPEAVFWALDTARQASARAEVAAD
- a CDS encoding NAD-dependent malic enzyme, encoding MTATHPPARLPLTTHYDVRRDAGGRRFLEPLVRGFDLTRIPLLNKGTAFTEEERAALGLDGLIAPQVDTLETLVERLHRAYSKVTDPLERHVFLRNLQDRNEVLFYALLAAHVEEMLPVVYTPTVGLAVQNFSQIYRVPRGLTLSTANIGRAGQALANVPLNDVRIIVATDSSAILGIGDQGFGGMAISIGKLSLYVVAGGVGPDKTLPVELDVGTNRQDLLDDPDYLGVHHTRLTGDEYLAFVDRFVEATRARYPKAIIQWEDFSRDAAFTVLERYRKVVPSFNDDIQGTGAVVLAGVLNACRLGGERLRDQRIVLHGAGAGGIGVTDALRRGLIDEGLTDEEARARLFVLDQTGLLLTDRRLDGYKQPYAHDPAGLGFTYEGRAPGLLETVRGAGATVLVGLSGVAGAFGEDVVRAVHANTARPIVFPLSNPTANCEALPADVLRWTDGAALVATGSPFDPVELNGQTYPVGQGNNAFIFPGLGFGAILAGVREITDEMVAQAAYALAEYTGRTHPDRLYPPVSELPQASVEVAARVIRQAVRDGVAQEAELAELDDAALLERVRAKFWVPKYLPFRAPAVGEEG